In the Paenibacillus sp. FSL H7-0357 genome, one interval contains:
- a CDS encoding M48 family metallopeptidase, protein MQIQLQDEMIQIHVQYAKRKKISLHIDAIGLITVKAPKGTSDEMILGAVERHGEWILDKLRKGREARQAPKAKEYQEEGKFLYLGKEYPLHELINVGEWDAEKLKLELKKFYFASLKKIVAERITVYQNQLRVKPKTIEIVESRTKWGSCSADKKLTFNYRLAMAPAQVIDYVIIHELCHLLHMNHDRSFWRRLGSVMPDYKEKEEFLARFGQFMTL, encoded by the coding sequence ATGCAGATTCAGTTACAGGATGAAATGATTCAAATCCATGTACAGTACGCGAAGCGGAAGAAGATTTCCCTTCATATAGATGCAATTGGGCTGATTACGGTAAAAGCCCCCAAGGGGACAAGCGACGAAATGATTTTGGGCGCAGTGGAGCGGCACGGCGAATGGATTCTGGACAAGCTGCGCAAGGGCCGGGAGGCACGGCAGGCACCCAAGGCGAAGGAATATCAGGAGGAAGGGAAGTTTCTTTACCTTGGGAAGGAATACCCGCTGCATGAATTGATTAACGTCGGTGAATGGGATGCGGAGAAGCTGAAGCTGGAACTCAAAAAGTTCTATTTTGCCAGCCTGAAGAAGATTGTCGCGGAACGGATCACCGTTTATCAGAATCAGCTCCGCGTAAAACCGAAGACGATCGAAATCGTTGAATCCAGAACCAAGTGGGGGAGCTGCAGTGCGGACAAGAAACTGACGTTTAATTACCGCCTGGCGATGGCCCCCGCCCAGGTTATTGATTATGTGATTATCCATGAGCTATGCCATCTGCTGCATATGAATCATGACCGGTCTTTTTGGCGCCGCCTCGGGAGTGTCATGCCGGATTACAAAGAGAAGGAAGAGTTTCTGGCCCGGTTTGGGCAATTCATGACTCTCTAA
- a CDS encoding methyl-accepting chemotaxis protein, with the protein MKGQNETEIEQLLDALRISLPLVQRLFPLDVMFALADSDKFIYYLPGNELDIRIQEGMPVPQNGGIRRSLDTGETVSANIPKEIYGLPFKSSSMPIQGQDGKVIGVFTIGISLHNQETLSDAANTLATTSEEISSTSGEIAGTASDLANTVGDLKLLGQKVVEELHSTDEILDFIKKVADNSNLLGLNAAIEAAHAAEHGRGFGIVAQEIRKMSVSSASSAKEIASILQAIKKNITLMDATLLDCLAQSERQAAATEQITASMQQLAASAVEIEKIARLI; encoded by the coding sequence GTGAAGGGTCAAAATGAAACGGAGATTGAACAATTACTGGATGCTTTGAGAATATCGTTGCCGCTTGTGCAGCGTTTGTTTCCGCTGGATGTCATGTTCGCATTAGCCGATTCGGACAAGTTCATCTATTATCTGCCGGGGAATGAGCTGGACATCCGCATTCAAGAGGGAATGCCGGTTCCGCAGAATGGCGGGATCCGAAGATCCCTGGACACCGGCGAGACGGTTAGTGCAAATATTCCGAAGGAAATCTACGGATTGCCCTTCAAATCTTCGTCTATGCCGATTCAGGGGCAAGACGGGAAGGTTATCGGTGTTTTTACCATTGGGATCAGCCTGCACAATCAAGAAACGTTAAGCGATGCGGCCAATACTCTGGCAACAACCTCTGAAGAGATAAGCTCCACCTCCGGGGAGATAGCCGGAACTGCTTCTGATTTGGCGAATACCGTAGGCGATCTTAAGCTGCTCGGCCAGAAGGTTGTCGAAGAGCTGCATAGTACGGATGAGATTTTGGATTTCATCAAAAAGGTGGCGGACAACTCCAATCTGCTGGGCCTGAACGCTGCAATCGAAGCTGCACATGCCGCCGAGCATGGCCGGGGATTTGGGATAGTAGCGCAGGAGATTCGAAAGATGTCGGTCTCCAGCGCCTCCTCTGCCAAAGAAATCGCCAGCATCCTGCAGGCGATCAAGAAGAACATTACCCTGATGGATGCAACCCTGCTGGATTGTCTGGCACAAAGCGAGCGCCAGGCTGCGGCAACGGAGCAAATCACCGCGTCCATGCAGCAGTTAGCCGCTTCTGCAGTGGAGATCGAAAAGATTGCCCGTCTGATCTAA
- a CDS encoding MarR family winged helix-turn-helix transcriptional regulator has translation MSAEEEKTLAIHQVMDRMAAVQHKSQAFVDRINRQESLTQNQIMLLFQLRLTGKLNITDISERFVITPGAASSMCDRLEDAALIERVRTKEDRRVVNIILTEQGERRILDLFDRFATAELDKIADTLSKIQILMDEIIE, from the coding sequence ATGAGCGCAGAAGAAGAGAAAACATTAGCTATCCATCAGGTGATGGATAGAATGGCAGCCGTCCAGCATAAATCCCAGGCCTTCGTTGACAGAATTAACAGGCAGGAATCCTTGACCCAGAACCAAATTATGCTGTTGTTCCAACTGCGGCTTACGGGAAAGCTGAATATCACCGATATCTCTGAACGATTCGTCATTACACCGGGAGCCGCTTCCTCCATGTGCGATAGATTGGAAGATGCAGCTCTAATTGAACGGGTACGCACCAAGGAAGACCGCAGAGTGGTCAATATCATACTTACGGAGCAAGGGGAACGGCGGATTCTTGATCTGTTTGACCGCTTCGCTACCGCAGAGCTGGACAAGATTGCGGATACACTCTCCAAAATTCAAATACTGATGGACGAAATTATTGAATAG
- a CDS encoding methyl-accepting chemotaxis protein translates to MSRLRNMTIKNKLYGGFGLILILLLVVAFTSYFYLSKVNDTYTQLLTNKSQSVQLIKDLRIAVEQERASISGFLIDGDESKVADFEGAKNQFRTALGQLKSLTTDRDDKQILAGLDLLQEHYSGTAMQVIDSKKRNNSDYLEILQTQGPVLSKFSSTAERFVKLQEEELELEANTTFSDVSATKKLVIALTGAALLLGTLAAALISRAISNPIQKLQKMAVQIAGGDLRNTLVEIKNKDEIGQLAEAFNNMGNHLRDLIREVGTNAEHVAASSEELTASAEQTGQATEHVASITEKLAEGAQTQVNSIEASVALVQKMDGEAAQIAERSIHVKESVDVASDLATKGIQAVESAIHQISAVSKNVSEVSGVVSALAESSREIGEIIAIITDIANQTNLLSLNAAIEAARAGEHGRGFAVVASEVRKLAEKTAESGKRVSEVIHSIQSETSRTLTMVSQGEKEVEAGIYAVQTAGQSFAEIEASIQEINEQIGGVSDASQEMSHETHELVVAFEQINRITLASSEGTYDVSASAQEQLASVEEIAVASRMLSELAQELQESISKFSV, encoded by the coding sequence ATGAGCAGACTCAGAAACATGACGATTAAAAATAAATTATACGGCGGGTTCGGCCTGATTCTGATCCTCCTGCTGGTTGTAGCCTTCACCAGCTACTTTTACCTTTCCAAGGTCAATGATACCTACACACAATTGCTGACGAACAAATCCCAATCGGTTCAACTGATCAAGGATTTGCGAATTGCCGTGGAGCAGGAAAGGGCAAGCATCAGCGGTTTCCTGATTGATGGAGATGAGTCCAAAGTAGCTGATTTTGAGGGAGCGAAGAATCAGTTCCGCACTGCTCTTGGTCAGCTGAAATCACTCACTACCGATCGTGATGACAAACAAATCCTCGCCGGACTCGATCTCCTGCAGGAGCATTACAGCGGTACTGCTATGCAAGTTATCGACAGTAAAAAGCGGAATAACAGCGATTATCTGGAGATCCTGCAAACGCAGGGACCTGTTCTAAGTAAATTCAGCAGTACGGCAGAACGGTTTGTTAAGCTTCAGGAGGAGGAACTGGAGCTGGAAGCTAATACAACCTTCAGTGATGTATCGGCTACTAAGAAGCTGGTCATTGCATTGACAGGCGCAGCCTTGCTTCTGGGAACTCTGGCCGCGGCTCTGATCAGCAGGGCGATCTCGAACCCGATCCAGAAGCTCCAGAAGATGGCGGTTCAAATTGCCGGAGGGGATCTGCGGAATACTCTGGTGGAGATCAAGAATAAGGACGAGATTGGGCAATTGGCTGAGGCCTTCAATAACATGGGCAACCACTTGCGTGATCTGATCCGGGAAGTGGGCACGAATGCGGAGCATGTTGCCGCCTCATCGGAAGAGCTGACAGCCAGCGCGGAACAAACGGGACAGGCTACGGAGCATGTTGCGTCCATTACGGAGAAATTAGCGGAAGGAGCGCAGACGCAGGTAAACAGTATCGAAGCCAGCGTTGCGCTTGTTCAGAAGATGGACGGAGAGGCCGCGCAAATTGCGGAGCGTTCTATTCATGTCAAGGAATCGGTGGATGTAGCATCCGACCTGGCCACCAAAGGGATTCAGGCGGTTGAATCAGCAATTCACCAAATATCGGCTGTATCAAAAAATGTAAGTGAGGTTTCAGGAGTGGTCAGCGCCTTGGCCGAAAGCTCCAGAGAAATCGGCGAAATCATTGCAATTATTACGGATATAGCGAATCAGACGAACCTGCTGTCGCTAAATGCGGCGATTGAAGCAGCGAGAGCAGGAGAGCATGGCCGGGGTTTTGCTGTAGTAGCCAGTGAGGTGCGCAAGCTTGCGGAGAAGACTGCAGAATCCGGGAAACGCGTCTCTGAGGTAATTCATTCGATTCAATCGGAGACAAGCCGGACCCTCACAATGGTCAGTCAAGGGGAGAAGGAAGTGGAGGCCGGCATTTATGCCGTCCAAACCGCCGGGCAATCCTTTGCCGAAATCGAAGCCTCCATACAAGAAATTAACGAACAGATTGGAGGCGTCTCCGATGCTTCCCAAGAAATGTCGCATGAAACTCATGAGCTGGTAGTTGCCTTTGAGCAGATCAACAGGATCACGTTGGCCTCCTCCGAGGGGACCTATGACGTATCCGCCTCGGCGCAAGAGCAGTTGGCCAGTGTGGAGGAAATTGCAGTGGCCTCAAGAATGCTGTCCGAGCTTGCTCAGGAGCTTCAGGAAAGTATTTCGAAGTTTTCAGTCTAA
- a CDS encoding ABC transporter substrate-binding protein, which yields MRGNKVWGLLKVWGALLVLTGIVGCSNSGDGNKEEAAAQEVTLKFVWWGKEQRKEDTQKVVDLYMKEHPGVKIVTEDFSGTDALSSRLAMDTADQKAADIIQGDYGFIFNYINRDLIEPLGPYIKNKSLSISDVPPEYLAPGMKNDELYAVNIGINSEALIYDPAFLQEAGIKAPSQDYTIDELYKTLVELKETIDDPDFYPMGNMFAVSYFLRTRGVSMYNAEGTALGYDDDKDLADYFTLYKKWTEEGLIGSFKGVSNDENHPVITGKTAFFSVSSNASTILSSKAGRTIKLLPLPKAGDKEGRFIKPSMFLAVSSYSKYPEEAAKFIDFFINNAAANDILKGERGVPVSTVIAAQLSGKLGEGGKQQYELLDYLKTHSSPIDPPAPSSALIADNAYKIILERVLDGSITPEQAAKSYRAEATSILDTTDKGATK from the coding sequence ATGAGGGGAAACAAAGTATGGGGGTTATTGAAGGTGTGGGGGGCCCTCCTGGTCCTAACAGGAATTGTAGGTTGCAGCAACTCCGGTGACGGAAACAAGGAAGAGGCAGCAGCTCAGGAGGTTACACTAAAGTTTGTGTGGTGGGGGAAAGAGCAACGCAAAGAGGACACGCAGAAGGTAGTTGATTTGTATATGAAGGAGCATCCGGGCGTCAAGATTGTGACGGAGGATTTCTCAGGTACAGATGCGCTGTCTTCTCGTCTGGCTATGGATACGGCGGATCAGAAGGCTGCTGATATTATTCAGGGGGATTATGGATTTATATTCAATTATATTAATCGGGATCTCATTGAACCGCTTGGCCCTTATATTAAGAATAAGAGTCTTTCCATATCGGATGTTCCCCCGGAGTACCTGGCTCCAGGCATGAAAAATGATGAATTATATGCGGTCAATATCGGCATTAATTCAGAAGCTCTGATCTATGATCCGGCATTCCTTCAGGAGGCGGGCATTAAGGCACCTTCCCAGGATTATACAATAGATGAGCTGTACAAGACACTTGTAGAACTAAAAGAAACTATAGATGATCCCGATTTCTATCCGATGGGGAATATGTTTGCTGTGAGTTATTTTCTGAGAACCAGAGGCGTATCCATGTACAATGCGGAGGGAACGGCTCTTGGATATGATGATGACAAAGATCTGGCGGATTATTTCACCCTCTATAAAAAATGGACAGAGGAAGGGTTGATAGGCTCATTTAAGGGAGTCAGCAATGATGAGAATCATCCGGTAATAACCGGGAAGACGGCCTTCTTCTCCGTTTCCAGCAATGCATCGACAATCTTGAGCAGCAAGGCAGGAAGAACCATCAAGCTGCTGCCGCTGCCGAAGGCCGGGGACAAAGAAGGGCGCTTTATCAAACCCTCCATGTTCCTCGCGGTGTCATCCTATTCTAAATATCCGGAAGAAGCAGCCAAATTCATTGATTTCTTCATTAATAATGCGGCAGCCAATGACATTCTGAAGGGAGAACGGGGAGTTCCTGTTTCCACTGTGATTGCTGCACAGCTCTCCGGCAAGCTGGGAGAAGGGGGAAAACAACAGTACGAGCTGCTTGACTATCTCAAGACTCATTCATCCCCAATCGATCCTCCTGCTCCAAGCAGCGCCTTGATTGCTGACAATGCCTATAAAATCATCCTGGAACGTGTGCTGGACGGCAGCATAACCCCGGAACAAGCAGCTAAGAGTTATCGGGCAGAAGCCACCTCAATTCTGGACACAACAGATAAGGGGGCAACGAAATGA
- a CDS encoding GNAT family N-acetyltransferase produces MITIQLAEPQDAKTLAEIQKKTFNEDARQFQNKEEDGPPGYDSSAWQAEMMQKGHYYKLLADDAIIGGMIVFPAPGGEECHLGRIYMDPHYQNKGYGQEAFRFLFDTYPSAQKWTLDTPSWAVRNHYLYQKLGFIRIGEIQDASSGETIVEYER; encoded by the coding sequence ATGATTACGATTCAACTAGCCGAACCGCAGGACGCCAAGACCTTAGCCGAAATACAGAAGAAAACCTTCAACGAGGACGCGCGGCAGTTCCAAAATAAAGAAGAAGACGGGCCACCGGGCTATGATTCCAGCGCCTGGCAGGCAGAGATGATGCAGAAGGGCCACTATTACAAGCTGCTTGCCGATGATGCGATCATTGGCGGAATGATCGTCTTTCCTGCTCCCGGCGGAGAGGAATGTCATCTTGGCCGGATTTATATGGACCCGCATTATCAGAATAAAGGCTACGGCCAGGAAGCCTTCCGCTTCCTGTTTGACACTTATCCCTCAGCACAGAAATGGACATTGGACACGCCCTCTTGGGCAGTCAGAAATCATTATCTCTATCAGAAGCTGGGGTTCATCCGGATCGGAGAGATTCAGGATGCCTCAAGCGGAGAAACCATAGTTGAGTATGAAAGATGA
- a CDS encoding helix-turn-helix transcriptional regulator, with protein MSHIHRIQWFDQQIKARRYPNSNHLAGQFEISKRQAQRDIEYMASSLRAPLQYVAKQRGYCYEDDSFMLPYLYMTDQEKQILKYLAYRYSRYNYENGAAVRRIGSLLERLTDDQEPGAEAQLPIFTVNVHVLQYIELLEHAIKECIVVRIVHDGQEGEQEICPLKLVNHYDDDHVIAKTAEHSPPQHFRLSSIRSLKLTERRFNGEADGGLRQEQVRKLKPFTAQIRLAATPKGESWLGFPVHLIDKDIYEVDFFDPEMFVQHLLTTEWLQILAPQWLQVKISSRCQAMLDLLNPQENPSEP; from the coding sequence TTGAGCCATATCCACCGTATTCAATGGTTCGACCAGCAGATTAAGGCGAGGCGTTATCCGAACAGCAATCATCTGGCCGGGCAGTTCGAAATCTCCAAGCGCCAGGCTCAGCGGGATATCGAATACATGGCCTCTTCCCTCCGGGCTCCGCTGCAATATGTGGCGAAGCAACGCGGGTATTGCTATGAGGATGACAGCTTCATGCTTCCCTATCTCTATATGACCGATCAGGAAAAGCAGATTCTGAAATATTTGGCTTACCGGTACAGCCGCTATAATTACGAGAATGGAGCGGCAGTACGGCGGATTGGCAGCCTGCTGGAGCGGCTTACCGATGATCAGGAGCCGGGTGCAGAGGCACAGCTGCCGATTTTTACGGTAAATGTACATGTGCTGCAGTATATTGAGCTGCTGGAGCATGCCATCAAAGAATGTATAGTTGTAAGAATTGTTCATGATGGGCAGGAGGGTGAACAGGAAATCTGCCCGTTGAAGCTTGTTAACCACTACGATGATGACCATGTCATTGCCAAGACGGCAGAACATAGTCCGCCCCAGCACTTCCGGCTATCCTCCATCCGTTCTTTGAAGCTGACTGAGCGGCGGTTCAATGGAGAAGCCGACGGCGGACTGCGGCAGGAACAGGTCCGAAAGCTCAAGCCTTTTACGGCACAGATCCGCCTGGCTGCTACACCCAAAGGAGAATCATGGCTCGGATTTCCGGTACATCTTATAGATAAAGACATTTACGAAGTGGATTTTTTCGATCCGGAGATGTTCGTGCAGCATCTGCTCACTACAGAATGGCTGCAAATTTTGGCCCCCCAATGGCTGCAAGTCAAAATAAGCAGCAGATGCCAAGCGATGCTTGATTTGCTGAATCCACAGGAGAATCCAAGTGAACCTTAA